A single genomic interval of Danio aesculapii chromosome 5, fDanAes4.1, whole genome shotgun sequence harbors:
- the dguok gene encoding deoxyguanosine kinase, mitochondrial: MIIKSTKRLLSSSALFRSTRNLMSTNNHIKRVSIEGNIAVGKSTFARLLQNACPDWDVIAEPVSKWQNVDQTPPTASSPQPCTSNLLEMMYRDPKRWSYTFQSFSCMSRLRTQLQPLPDALLQSRGGAMRVYERSVYSDRYIFALNMFALGCINSTEWAVYQDWHSFLIEQFGHRVQLEGIIYLRASPQTCLERLNRRARAEEQEIELDYLEKLHTRHEDWLINKTTTLHFEQLMKVPVLVLDAEVAFEQNPEVQDNLLTKVRDFFSQL; the protein is encoded by the exons ATGATTATAAAATCGACAAAGCGCCTTTTATCGAGCTCTGCTCTTTTCCGTTCGACGAGGAACCTCATGAGTACAAACAATCACATAAAAAGAGTCTCGATCGAAGGAAATATTG cggTCGGGAAGTCCACCTTCGCTCGACTGCTCCAGAACGCCTGTCCTGACTGGGATGTGATCGCGGAGCCCGTCAGCAAATGGCAGAATGTGGACCAAACACCTCCG ACAGCGTCCAGTCCTCAGCCGTGCACCAGTAACCTGTTGGAGATGATGTATCGTGACCCAAAGCGCTGGTCCTACACCTTCCAGAGCTTCTCCTGCATGAGCCGTCTGCGCACACAGCTGCAGCCGCTGCCGGACGCACTCCTGCAGTCCAGAGGAGGAGCGATGCGTGTGTATGAGCGCTCTGTCTATAGTGACAG GTACATCTTCGCTCTGAACATGTTTGCTCTGGGCTGTATAAACTCCACCGAGTGGGCTGTGTATCAGGACTGGCACTCATTCCTTATTGAGCAGTTTGGTCATCGAGTTCAGCTGGAGGGCATCATTTACCTGCGCGCTTCTCCACAG ACGTGTCTGGAGAGGTTAAACAGGCGTGCTCGAGCAGAGGAACAAGAGATCGAGCTGGATTACCTGGAGAAACTGCACACCAGACATGAAGACTGGCTCATCAACAAGACTACCAC GCTTCATTTCGAGCAGCTGATGAAAGTGCCCGTGCTGGTTCTGGATGCTGAAGTAGCATTTGAGCAAAACCCTGAGGTTCAGGATAATTTATTAACTAAG
- the mob1a gene encoding MOB kinase activator 1A — protein sequence MSFLFGNRSSKTFKPKKNIPEGSHQYELLKHAEATLGSGNLRAAVMLPEGEDLNEWIAVNTVDFFNQINMLYGTITEFCTEVKCSVMSAGPRYEYHWADGTNIKKPIKCSAPKYIDYLMTWVQDQLDDETLFPSKIGVPFPKNFMSVAKTILKRLFRVYAHIYHQHFDSVIQLQEEAHLNTSFKHFIFFVQEFNLIDRRELAPLQDLIEKLGSKDR from the exons ATGAGTTTCTTATT CGGAAACCGTTCATCGAAGACATTCAAGCCGAAGAAAAACATCCCAGAGGGCTCTCATCAGTATGAGCTGCTCAAACACGCAGAAGCCACTCTGGGAAGCGGAAATCTGCGAGCCGCGGTGATGCTGCCCGAGGGAGAAGACCTCAATGAGTGGATCGCTGTCAACA CGGTGGACTTTTTCAACCAGATCAACATGCTGTATGGCACAATCACTGAGTTTTGCACAGAAGTCAAGTGCTCCGTAATGTCAGCAGGGCCCAG GTATGAGTACCACTGGGCAGACGGCACCAACATCAAAAAACCCATCAAGTGTTCTGCCCCGAAATACATCGACTACTTGATGACCTGGGTTCAGGATCAGCTGGATGACGAAACTCTCTTCCCGTCTAAGATCG GTGTCCCTTTCCCCAAGAACTTCATGTCAGTGGCTAAAACGATCCTGAAGCGTCTGTTCAGAGTTTACGCTCACATCTACCACCAGCATTTCGACTCGGTCATACAGCTCCAGGAGGAGGCTCATCTTAACACCTCCTTCAAGCATTTTATCTTCTTTGTACAG GAGTTCAATCTTATCGACCGCAGAGAGCTGGCACCCCTGCAGGACCTCATTGAGAAACTGGGCAGCAAGGATAGATAG